Proteins from a single region of Candidatus Rubrimentiphilum sp.:
- a CDS encoding PhzF family phenazine biosynthesis protein yields the protein MTEISYLLFDVFAEEPFTGNQLAVASQHLPDAAMQRVANELNIAETVFLKRTNDPKRPAELRIFTPGREIPFAGHPTVGATFAIAEVLKWVPPGQTEFALGERVGDVAVRIERQNGACFAWLRTPPVTFLEEIDRERCAAAISVTPEDLDEKLPPQILSAGSPFLYIALNDPQTVDRAAFQATRLDASVDWEIVGIFVFAVTDRGTYARMFAPMSGIGEDPATGSATGPLFAYLARYGAIDVRRGSFVSEQGVKLGRRSVLHVRLEGAGDNLHVDVGGQTILIGEGRLKF from the coding sequence ATGACCGAGATCTCATATCTACTCTTTGATGTTTTCGCCGAGGAGCCGTTTACCGGGAACCAGCTGGCAGTCGCTTCGCAGCACCTGCCCGATGCGGCGATGCAGCGCGTGGCCAACGAACTCAACATCGCCGAGACCGTCTTCTTAAAGCGCACCAACGATCCAAAGAGACCGGCCGAGTTGCGCATCTTTACGCCGGGGCGCGAGATACCGTTCGCCGGACACCCGACGGTGGGCGCGACCTTCGCGATCGCTGAAGTGCTCAAATGGGTTCCGCCCGGACAAACGGAGTTCGCGCTGGGCGAACGCGTCGGCGATGTCGCCGTGCGGATCGAGCGTCAAAACGGCGCGTGCTTCGCGTGGCTGCGGACGCCGCCCGTGACGTTCCTGGAAGAGATCGATCGCGAACGCTGTGCGGCGGCAATCAGCGTAACGCCGGAAGACCTCGACGAAAAACTGCCGCCACAGATCCTTTCCGCCGGCAGTCCTTTTCTCTACATTGCGCTCAACGATCCGCAAACCGTCGATCGTGCCGCTTTTCAAGCAACCCGTCTCGATGCATCGGTCGATTGGGAGATCGTCGGGATCTTCGTCTTCGCCGTGACGGATCGGGGAACGTACGCCAGAATGTTTGCGCCGATGAGCGGCATCGGTGAAGACCCGGCCACGGGCAGCGCGACGGGCCCGCTCTTTGCGTACCTCGCGCGTTATGGCGCCATCGATGTAAGGCGCGGCTCGTTCGTCAGCGAACAAGGCGTGAAGCTTGGAAGGCGCAGCGTCTTGCACGTGCGGTTGGAGGGCGCCGGCGACAATCTGCACGTTGACGTCGGCGGACAGACGATCCTGATCGGCGAGGGCCGCCTGAAGTTCTAG
- a CDS encoding aminotransferase class V-fold PLP-dependent enzyme: MTTPLPRELFAVTESFTYLNHAAVGVLPQPTHHALEGFLAAHAAGGVMGTFAYERKMPEYRARIARFIGARAGEIAVLRNTGDGANAIAGGVSWAPGDELILPDNEFPANVQAWLRLRKLGVNVRFVNSQQARLTPDVLREHISPRTKVVAVSWVSFEDGYRHDLAALAEVAHSVGALFCVDAIQGLGAFPLDVQACNIDALYSGGAKWLLALQGVSFLYVRADLIERLELASPGWRSTADMWDFLEYDQPFVADATRFEGGTPNFIGALSLAESIDVIDRAGTSQIAAHVLELTDRLVDGLKRLGAHIASVRGEGESSGIVTFMLPDTDSVELGRKLQHEGFVTTYRAGGVRVAPHGYNTHEEIDALLQAIGA, translated from the coding sequence TTGACGACCCCGCTCCCACGCGAACTCTTCGCAGTCACCGAATCCTTTACGTATCTCAATCACGCCGCCGTCGGCGTTCTCCCGCAGCCAACGCATCATGCACTGGAAGGGTTTCTTGCGGCGCATGCGGCGGGCGGCGTCATGGGCACGTTTGCCTACGAGCGCAAAATGCCGGAGTACCGCGCGCGCATCGCGCGTTTTATCGGCGCCCGGGCCGGCGAGATCGCAGTCTTGCGCAACACCGGCGATGGCGCGAATGCGATTGCGGGCGGCGTGTCATGGGCGCCGGGCGATGAGCTGATCCTGCCCGACAACGAATTCCCCGCCAACGTTCAGGCTTGGCTGCGTCTGCGTAAACTCGGCGTGAACGTGCGCTTTGTGAATTCCCAGCAAGCGCGTTTGACTCCGGACGTCTTACGCGAGCACATTTCGCCGCGAACGAAGGTGGTCGCCGTCTCGTGGGTCTCGTTCGAGGATGGCTATCGCCACGATCTCGCGGCGCTCGCCGAGGTCGCTCATAGCGTGGGCGCGCTTTTTTGCGTCGATGCTATTCAGGGCCTGGGCGCCTTCCCGCTTGACGTACAAGCCTGTAACATCGACGCGCTGTATTCGGGAGGCGCGAAATGGCTGCTCGCCTTACAAGGCGTCAGCTTCTTGTACGTTCGCGCAGATCTGATCGAACGCTTGGAGCTTGCGTCGCCGGGCTGGCGTTCGACCGCGGACATGTGGGATTTCCTGGAGTACGACCAGCCTTTTGTGGCGGACGCGACGCGCTTTGAGGGTGGAACGCCGAATTTTATCGGAGCGCTCTCCTTGGCGGAATCCATCGACGTGATCGACCGTGCGGGAACTTCACAGATCGCCGCGCACGTTCTTGAGCTGACGGATCGCCTCGTGGACGGATTGAAACGGCTAGGCGCGCACATCGCAAGCGTGCGCGGTGAAGGCGAATCGTCGGGGATCGTGACCTTTATGCTGCCGGACACGGATTCGGTCGAGCTCGGCAGGAAACTCCAGCACGAAGGTTTCGTTACGACTTACCGCGCGGGCGGAGTTCGCGTCGCGCCGCACGGTTACAACACGCACGAAGAAATCGATGCGCTGCTCCAAGCGATTGGCGCATAG
- a CDS encoding enoyl-CoA hydratase-related protein, which yields MNPETDQSILVERDGAVAIVTLNRPSVLNALNAALLDDLKQTLTQLDSDASVRAIVITGAGSKAFAAGADIGELNALRSPFQGASKARSGQAVTLQIERLTKPVIMAVNGFALGGGCELAMAGDIMIASENAKFGQPEVNLGLIPGYGGSQRTTRLVGKGMAMYLCLTGETIDAAEALRIGLVQKVVPQAQLLDEAKRIANTIASKAPLAIEGCKRAINSGAHLSIADALELEAVEFGGLVGTNDFKEGTGAFLEKRKPSWKGN from the coding sequence GTGAATCCCGAAACGGACCAATCGATCCTCGTCGAGCGCGACGGAGCCGTTGCGATCGTCACGCTGAACCGCCCAAGCGTTCTCAATGCGCTCAACGCCGCGTTGCTCGACGACCTTAAGCAGACCTTAACGCAACTGGACTCCGACGCGTCGGTACGTGCGATCGTAATCACGGGCGCGGGAAGTAAAGCTTTTGCCGCCGGCGCCGACATCGGCGAGCTCAACGCGCTTCGCAGCCCGTTCCAGGGCGCGTCCAAGGCCCGCTCCGGTCAAGCCGTCACGCTGCAAATCGAGCGCCTGACCAAGCCCGTCATCATGGCGGTCAATGGTTTCGCACTTGGCGGCGGCTGCGAACTTGCGATGGCAGGCGACATCATGATTGCAAGCGAGAACGCGAAGTTCGGACAGCCCGAAGTGAACCTCGGCTTGATTCCAGGGTATGGCGGGTCACAGCGCACGACACGGCTCGTTGGAAAAGGCATGGCAATGTATCTCTGCCTAACCGGCGAGACGATCGACGCGGCGGAAGCGCTGCGCATCGGACTGGTGCAAAAGGTCGTGCCGCAAGCGCAGCTGCTCGACGAAGCCAAGCGGATCGCGAACACGATCGCAAGTAAGGCGCCGCTGGCGATTGAAGGCTGTAAGCGCGCAATAAACTCCGGCGCGCATCTCTCGATTGCCGATGCGCTGGAGCTCGAAGCGGTCGAATTCGGCGGGCTGGTGGGCACGAACGATTTTAAGGAAGGCACAGGCGCCTTTTTAGAAAAGCGCAAGCCGTCTTGGAAGGGTAACTAG
- a CDS encoding molybdenum cofactor biosynthesis protein MoaE, whose translation MFAIVREPIDVAAIAQSVRSDACGAVISFAGVVRERSDDNRDVTGLSYEAHEAMAREEFERIAAEARERFGPCEIAIVHRTGDLKVGDVSVAVAVAAPHRAAAFDACEYAIDELKRRAPIWKKEHYVSGASTWRTNQEGADRA comes from the coding sequence ATGTTCGCCATCGTGCGCGAGCCGATCGACGTCGCGGCGATCGCGCAGAGTGTGCGCAGTGATGCCTGCGGGGCGGTCATTTCGTTTGCCGGGGTCGTGCGCGAGCGGTCCGATGACAACCGCGATGTGACCGGCCTGTCGTACGAAGCGCACGAGGCGATGGCGCGCGAAGAATTCGAACGGATTGCCGCCGAGGCGCGCGAGCGTTTCGGTCCGTGTGAGATCGCCATCGTGCATCGCACCGGCGACTTGAAGGTCGGCGACGTCTCCGTCGCGGTGGCTGTGGCTGCTCCGCATCGCGCCGCTGCATTTGACGCTTGCGAATACGCAATCGACGAACTGAAGCGCCGCGCGCCGATCTGGAAGAAAGAACATTATGTCAGCGGCGCCAGCACCTGGCGAACCAATCAAGAGGGCGCGGACCGGGCGTGA
- a CDS encoding MoaD/ThiS family protein encodes MKVRVLGFARLRELLGASRDVDLPPDATAATLWKALAEGCDGLPELAGSTRIARNGRIVNPSEPLADGDEIALLPPVGGG; translated from the coding sequence GTGAAAGTGCGCGTGCTGGGGTTCGCGCGGCTGCGCGAGTTGCTCGGCGCATCGCGCGATGTGGACCTGCCGCCGGACGCAACCGCTGCGACGCTTTGGAAGGCATTGGCTGAAGGCTGCGATGGATTGCCGGAGCTGGCGGGATCGACGCGCATCGCCCGCAATGGCCGTATCGTGAATCCGTCGGAACCCCTTGCTGATGGCGACGAGATCGCGCTGCTGCCGCCGGTAGGCGGCGGGTAA
- a CDS encoding aldo/keto reductase has translation MTRKPFGQTAVAVPVIGQGTWDIPESGHRRAEAMRALRRGVELGMTHIDTAEMYGAGAAEEIVGEALAAVPRDSLFITTKVLPENATYKGTIAALERSLKRLRMEYVDLYLLHWAGSHPLAETMRALEDLVHQGKTRFIGVSNFDVDEVREAESHLRKVKLASNQVLYHLAERGPEVNLLPYCRERGIALVAYTPFGRGRVLGPDSPGKPELERIANKHGKTARQVALNALTRDAAVFTIPKAATVAHVEENAGAAGWEMDAEDVAAIDAAFPVVEGPLATL, from the coding sequence GTGACGCGGAAACCTTTTGGCCAAACGGCCGTTGCTGTGCCGGTTATCGGGCAAGGCACGTGGGACATTCCCGAGAGCGGGCACCGGCGGGCCGAGGCGATGCGCGCGCTGCGCCGTGGAGTCGAGCTGGGCATGACTCATATCGACACCGCGGAGATGTACGGCGCCGGGGCCGCCGAGGAGATCGTCGGCGAGGCGCTGGCAGCCGTTCCGCGCGACTCGCTTTTTATCACGACCAAAGTTCTTCCCGAGAACGCTACATATAAAGGAACGATCGCGGCCTTGGAGCGTTCGTTGAAGCGGCTGCGCATGGAGTACGTCGACCTGTACTTGCTGCACTGGGCCGGTTCGCATCCGCTCGCCGAAACGATGCGCGCGTTAGAGGATCTCGTTCATCAGGGAAAGACGCGTTTCATCGGCGTCAGCAATTTTGATGTAGACGAAGTGCGTGAAGCCGAGTCGCACCTGCGCAAGGTTAAACTCGCATCCAACCAAGTGCTCTACCACCTGGCCGAGCGCGGCCCCGAAGTGAACCTGCTGCCCTACTGCCGCGAGCGCGGGATCGCGCTTGTCGCGTACACGCCGTTTGGCCGCGGGCGCGTGCTGGGTCCGGACTCGCCGGGAAAACCGGAGCTCGAACGCATTGCAAACAAACACGGAAAAACCGCGCGGCAGGTGGCGCTGAACGCATTAACTCGCGACGCCGCCGTCTTCACAATTCCCAAAGCTGCAACCGTTGCGCACGTCGAGGAAAACGCCGGCGCCGCGGGGTGGGAGATGGACGCGGAAGACGTGGCGGCGATCGACGCCGCCTTTCCCGTAGTCGAAGGTCCCCTTGCAACGTTGTGA
- the queG gene encoding tRNA epoxyqueuosine(34) reductase QueG, which translates to MQRCDPAAIKKLAREKALELGASDVRVASAHDGGAVRASLRESFARGDLATWPYDDEYARKAADPSHVLPDARSVICIAVSYGGDTPEVHPLEGRVSNYAWSADYHQRVKSLLREVAAQIDAAAGAPVTAIACDTKPIAERAFAARAGLGWIGKHTNLISPRFGSFVFLGEIVTKLELPPDSPLKKTCGSCTRCIPACPTGALRGDYTIDATRCIADLTQRTDAIPRDMRPLIGTWVWGCDLCQLACPPNVILSLSKDPEHGAVSAADEGTHIAQPSKETSTPELVRLLHLRSSEFKRHYARSAMGWRGGAILRRNAAVALGNALDRAAVPALARSLEEDPHALVRAHAAWALGRIGSPAAIQALQLRHDSEADPSVREEIESALEPFAIAGR; encoded by the coding sequence TTGCAACGTTGTGATCCGGCCGCGATTAAAAAGCTCGCGCGAGAGAAGGCGCTGGAGCTTGGCGCGTCCGATGTGCGCGTAGCCTCTGCTCATGATGGCGGCGCTGTTCGCGCGTCGTTGCGCGAGTCGTTTGCGCGCGGCGACCTCGCAACTTGGCCGTACGACGACGAGTATGCGCGCAAGGCGGCCGATCCGTCGCACGTGCTGCCCGACGCGCGCAGCGTGATCTGCATCGCGGTGTCCTACGGTGGCGATACGCCTGAAGTTCACCCTCTCGAAGGGCGAGTTTCAAACTACGCGTGGTCCGCGGATTACCACCAACGCGTGAAGTCGCTCCTGCGCGAGGTCGCAGCCCAAATCGACGCAGCCGCCGGTGCGCCGGTTACGGCGATTGCCTGCGACACCAAACCGATCGCCGAGCGCGCCTTCGCGGCGCGCGCCGGCCTGGGCTGGATTGGAAAGCACACCAATCTCATATCGCCTCGCTTTGGTTCGTTCGTCTTCCTCGGCGAGATCGTTACGAAACTCGAGCTGCCGCCGGATTCGCCGCTGAAAAAAACGTGCGGCTCATGCACGCGCTGCATTCCGGCGTGCCCCACGGGCGCGCTCCGCGGCGACTACACGATCGATGCGACGCGCTGCATCGCCGATTTAACGCAACGCACGGACGCGATTCCGCGCGATATGCGGCCACTGATTGGCACGTGGGTCTGGGGCTGCGATCTCTGTCAACTCGCATGCCCTCCGAATGTCATCCTGAGCTTGTCGAAGGACCCTGAGCACGGCGCGGTAAGCGCCGCTGACGAGGGGACGCACATAGCGCAGCCATCCAAAGAAACCTCGACTCCGGAACTCGTTCGCTTGCTGCATTTGCGCAGCAGTGAGTTTAAACGACACTACGCTCGCTCGGCGATGGGCTGGCGCGGTGGTGCGATATTGCGGCGCAACGCCGCCGTCGCGCTCGGAAATGCACTGGATCGAGCCGCAGTCCCGGCGCTCGCGCGATCGTTGGAAGAGGACCCGCACGCGCTCGTGCGCGCTCACGCCGCGTGGGCGCTCGGACGCATCGGTTCGCCCGCTGCGATCCAGGCGCTGCAGCTCCGCCACGATTCGGAGGCCGATCCATCGGTACGCGAAGAGATTGAATCGGCGCTGGAACCGTTCGCTATCGCCGGGCGTTAA
- the phoU gene encoding phosphate signaling complex protein PhoU, with product MRTAYHEALESTRLDVVRLGALAGDAVRVAVDALERRDTSAAARVVAGDDMIDDLRRKIEASCIELIWRQQPVAGELREIAAMLEIATDLERVGDYGVDIAKHAIKLADVPLRPVRVEIDRIANLAHATLVDAMRAYTERDAELASRVIEEDDEIDRQYKRGVQALEGEMQADPEMVPAGARILFVLAELERVGDRANNIAWHTKEMTGDI from the coding sequence ATGCGTACGGCTTATCACGAGGCGCTGGAATCTACTCGGCTCGACGTCGTTCGGCTTGGCGCGCTCGCCGGCGACGCCGTTCGCGTCGCCGTGGATGCGCTTGAGCGGCGCGATACGTCGGCTGCCGCGCGCGTCGTCGCGGGCGACGACATGATCGACGATCTGCGCCGCAAGATCGAAGCGTCGTGCATCGAGCTGATTTGGCGCCAGCAACCGGTGGCGGGCGAGCTGCGTGAGATCGCGGCGATGCTCGAAATTGCCACCGACTTGGAGCGCGTCGGCGACTACGGCGTGGACATCGCCAAGCATGCCATCAAACTCGCGGACGTCCCATTGCGCCCGGTACGCGTCGAGATCGATCGCATTGCCAACCTTGCGCATGCGACACTGGTGGACGCCATGCGCGCCTATACGGAACGCGACGCGGAGTTAGCTTCGCGGGTGATCGAAGAGGACGATGAAATCGATCGGCAGTACAAACGCGGCGTGCAGGCGCTCGAAGGGGAGATGCAGGCCGACCCGGAGATGGTGCCGGCCGGTGCGCGCATTCTCTTTGTACTGGCAGAGCTGGAGCGCGTCGGGGACCGGGCGAACAACATCGCCTGGCATACAAAGGAAATGACCGGGGACATTTGA
- a CDS encoding alpha/beta fold hydrolase translates to MKLDLFRVTGRRNEVAVLAYEPRRARNVWIVAGHGYSSSKQNLDLLCYFLASHGYGVFSLDFPGHKLGASGGRLDDPDDLLDAMGTVVSHVRDRHEGPVYAMGHSMGAMTAILTAAADPTIAGTIAIATGFGRPTALDALREKGATDFRAAYVDGLPLPDLVRGVDDKFNEALPKLAGRPQLYVAAERDAMVNRSSVEDLYNRASEPKTFVTVASDHTYAAENARGEVLQWLNALHPR, encoded by the coding sequence GTGAAACTCGATCTCTTCCGGGTCACGGGCCGGCGCAATGAGGTCGCGGTCTTGGCGTACGAGCCGCGGCGCGCGCGCAACGTCTGGATCGTCGCCGGTCACGGGTACTCCAGCTCGAAACAGAATCTCGACCTGCTCTGCTATTTTCTTGCAAGCCACGGTTACGGCGTGTTCAGTCTGGATTTTCCGGGACATAAACTTGGCGCCAGCGGCGGCAGGCTGGATGATCCGGACGACCTGTTGGACGCCATGGGAACCGTTGTATCGCATGTGCGCGACCGTCACGAGGGCCCCGTCTATGCGATGGGCCACAGCATGGGGGCGATGACGGCGATTCTTACCGCTGCCGCCGATCCCACTATCGCCGGCACGATCGCGATCGCGACCGGTTTTGGAAGGCCCACGGCGCTCGACGCGTTGCGCGAAAAAGGCGCTACGGACTTTCGCGCAGCCTATGTGGACGGATTGCCGCTACCGGATCTGGTTCGCGGCGTGGACGACAAATTCAACGAAGCGCTGCCGAAATTGGCCGGGCGCCCGCAGCTCTACGTCGCCGCCGAGCGCGATGCGATGGTCAACCGGAGCAGCGTCGAAGACTTATATAACCGTGCTTCCGAACCAAAGACGTTCGTCACCGTCGCGAGCGATCACACCTACGCCGCCGAGAACGCGCGCGGCGAAGTGCTGCAATGGCTGAACGCATTGCATCCCCGGTAG
- the moeB gene encoding molybdopterin-synthase adenylyltransferase MoeB produces the protein MAERIASPVVRGLRRYSRHLLIPEVGVAGQERLALSRVLCIGAGGLGSPALQYLAAAGAGRLGIVDDDVVDESNLQRQTLFSTADIGAKKAEVAARRVRELNPLIAADAIPVRFDASNARELVRLYDVVLDCTDRFETRYAVNDACWLENKPDVYASIFRFDGQVSVFWRERGPCYRCLFAQSPPAGSVPTCAEGGVLGVLAGITGAFQANEALKIILGIGEPLFGRLMLIDALGARTRDVTFERDVECALCGDNAGISDVTDGAPERQASEFEEIDAADLDEAMKGAILLDVREPHEVAFGVLDGALHVPASALPERLHELDSAKSYIVACRVGQKSAWAMRFLRDAGFRRTVHLRDGLLAYAARHPDFEFF, from the coding sequence ATGGCTGAACGCATTGCATCCCCGGTAGTGCGGGGCTTGCGGCGGTACAGCCGCCATTTGCTTATTCCCGAAGTCGGCGTCGCCGGACAGGAGCGTTTGGCTTTGTCGCGCGTGCTCTGCATCGGCGCCGGCGGCTTGGGGTCACCGGCGTTACAGTATTTGGCAGCGGCCGGCGCCGGGCGTCTCGGGATTGTCGATGACGACGTCGTCGACGAAAGCAATCTTCAGCGCCAGACGCTCTTTAGCACCGCCGACATCGGTGCAAAGAAAGCGGAAGTCGCCGCGCGGCGCGTGCGCGAGCTGAATCCGCTAATCGCGGCCGACGCGATCCCGGTGCGGTTCGATGCAAGCAACGCGCGGGAGCTGGTGCGGTTGTACGACGTCGTGCTGGATTGCACCGATCGCTTCGAGACGCGCTATGCGGTCAACGACGCGTGCTGGCTGGAAAACAAGCCGGACGTCTATGCTTCAATCTTTCGGTTTGACGGACAGGTGAGCGTTTTTTGGCGCGAGCGCGGGCCGTGTTATCGCTGCTTGTTCGCGCAGTCGCCGCCGGCCGGCAGCGTGCCGACGTGCGCCGAGGGCGGCGTGCTCGGGGTCCTGGCCGGAATAACCGGCGCATTTCAGGCGAACGAAGCGCTGAAAATTATTCTAGGCATCGGCGAACCGCTCTTCGGGCGCCTGATGCTGATCGATGCGCTGGGCGCGCGCACGCGCGACGTCACGTTCGAACGCGATGTGGAATGCGCTTTGTGCGGCGACAACGCCGGTATTTCGGATGTTACGGACGGTGCGCCCGAGAGACAAGCGTCGGAGTTCGAGGAGATCGACGCCGCCGATTTGGACGAAGCGATGAAGGGCGCGATCTTGTTGGACGTGCGCGAGCCTCACGAAGTGGCCTTCGGCGTTTTGGATGGAGCGCTGCACGTGCCGGCGTCGGCGCTGCCCGAACGGCTGCACGAGCTCGATTCGGCCAAATCGTATATCGTGGCGTGCCGCGTGGGGCAGAAGTCCGCCTGGGCGATGCGATTCTTACGCGACGCCGGTTTCCGGCGCACCGTGCATTTGCGCGACGGCTTGCTCGCGTACGCGGCGCGGCATCCGGACTTCGAGTTTTTCTAG
- a CDS encoding Cof-type HAD-IIB family hydrolase, translating to MSFDLIALDLDGTLLDSQERVSPRNRRAIEAALASGIRIVLVTGRGVDMPIRVSSELGLNLPVICCHGALTKDFGANRTLGHIPVPLQYAKPMVEFSEREGLSIAIYAEESFYRLEGSKLHMDDMRGPAWKTVTTFADVLHTAPTFIRFMGRESVAAMEREFCDLPLHFKYETWLDFVECAVTSRDATKQRALARLCADFQIPAERVLAIGDSRNDVPMLRWAGAGVAMGNALPEVREAVKFVTASNEEDGVALAIERFALTPDPQKKKRIA from the coding sequence ATGTCTTTTGACCTGATCGCGCTGGACCTCGACGGAACGCTCCTGGATTCGCAGGAGCGGGTTTCGCCGCGTAACCGGCGCGCCATCGAGGCCGCGCTGGCTTCCGGCATCCGCATCGTACTCGTGACGGGCCGCGGCGTAGATATGCCGATTCGCGTCAGCAGCGAGCTCGGATTGAATCTGCCGGTGATCTGCTGTCACGGCGCGCTGACGAAAGACTTCGGAGCGAACCGTACGCTCGGACATATTCCGGTTCCGCTGCAATATGCCAAACCCATGGTCGAATTCTCGGAGCGCGAAGGACTTTCGATTGCAATCTATGCCGAAGAAAGTTTTTACCGGCTCGAAGGTTCGAAGCTGCACATGGACGACATGCGCGGCCCGGCTTGGAAAACCGTCACTACATTTGCGGATGTGCTGCACACCGCGCCGACGTTCATCCGTTTCATGGGGCGGGAATCGGTGGCGGCCATGGAGCGAGAGTTCTGCGATCTGCCGCTGCACTTCAAATACGAGACGTGGCTCGACTTCGTCGAGTGCGCGGTCACGAGCCGCGATGCGACCAAACAGCGTGCGCTCGCGCGACTGTGCGCGGACTTTCAAATTCCGGCCGAACGCGTACTGGCCATTGGGGACTCGCGGAACGACGTGCCGATGCTGCGATGGGCGGGTGCGGGTGTTGCCATGGGCAACGCGCTGCCGGAAGTGCGCGAGGCAGTCAAATTCGTCACGGCCAGTAACGAAGAAGACGGCGTGGCATTGGCGATCGAGCGTTTTGCATTGACGCCGGATCCGCAAAAGAAAAAGCGTATCGCGTGA
- a CDS encoding DUF1264 domain-containing protein: MNKSLIALVISLAFGLGFFASRLQPNVASASPAGMPSAGWTLHIDALKHFGPGHPTQIAHHWCKGGLAGGILECQIYDSDASNARLVEIETIVPAAVWKAFPKSEQALWHYHRVEIPLVHATLPGMPPAQQKKVVASLLETYGKIWMLWDPESTKDGMPTGTPSIVVLPAH, from the coding sequence ATGAACAAATCCCTGATCGCCCTGGTAATTTCTCTTGCGTTCGGCCTTGGTTTCTTCGCTTCGCGTCTGCAGCCGAACGTCGCGTCCGCGTCGCCGGCCGGCATGCCGTCTGCGGGTTGGACGCTGCACATCGACGCCCTGAAACACTTCGGCCCCGGCCACCCGACTCAGATCGCGCACCATTGGTGCAAGGGCGGACTCGCCGGCGGCATCCTGGAGTGTCAGATCTACGACTCGGACGCTTCAAACGCGCGGCTGGTAGAGATCGAAACGATCGTCCCGGCCGCCGTCTGGAAGGCGTTTCCGAAATCCGAGCAAGCGCTGTGGCACTACCACCGCGTGGAGATTCCGCTCGTTCACGCCACGCTTCCCGGAATGCCGCCGGCGCAGCAGAAGAAAGTCGTCGCGTCGCTGTTGGAGACGTACGGCAAGATTTGGATGCTCTGGGATCCGGAGAGCACGAAAGACGGCATGCCGACGGGGACGCCGTCGATCGTGGTATTACCGGCGCACTAA
- a CDS encoding FkbM family methyltransferase yields MARTPGTFVGGNRVLIRTANGFKMYVDSNDVCISPHLILDGVWEEWTEATLRHVIRPGMHVLEIGANVGYFTLLLARQTGPAGSVYAFECDPDLAQIAEDNVEINGFADRATIDRRAVGETAGFAEFARAQRHRGGGTLVAGLQQIEQLRESEREALRVEVTTVDALIQARGTSFDFVKIDAEGAETWILNGGLTLFADAAHPLMVLMEFCPKFLRSAGYDPAAELRRFEQWNFALQRLDERRRRPIACAADDLLTRDYSEILLTRA; encoded by the coding sequence ATGGCCAGAACCCCCGGCACTTTCGTCGGCGGAAACCGCGTCCTTATACGAACCGCCAACGGCTTCAAGATGTACGTGGATTCAAATGACGTCTGCATTTCACCGCACCTGATTCTCGACGGGGTGTGGGAAGAGTGGACCGAGGCCACGCTGCGCCACGTGATTAGGCCGGGAATGCATGTGCTCGAGATCGGCGCGAACGTCGGCTACTTTACCTTACTGCTCGCGCGGCAAACCGGCCCCGCCGGTTCAGTTTACGCCTTTGAGTGCGATCCCGATCTGGCGCAAATCGCCGAGGACAACGTCGAAATCAACGGTTTTGCCGATCGCGCTACTATCGACCGCAGAGCGGTCGGAGAGACAGCCGGTTTCGCTGAGTTTGCCCGCGCGCAGCGCCATCGGGGCGGCGGTACGCTCGTTGCGGGTTTGCAGCAGATCGAGCAGCTGCGCGAATCGGAACGCGAAGCCTTAAGGGTTGAAGTGACGACGGTGGACGCTCTCATACAAGCGCGCGGCACTTCTTTTGATTTCGTAAAAATCGACGCTGAGGGCGCCGAAACGTGGATTCTCAACGGCGGGCTGACGCTCTTCGCGGACGCAGCGCATCCGCTGATGGTGCTCATGGAGTTTTGTCCGAAGTTCTTGCGCAGTGCCGGTTACGATCCGGCGGCGGAGCTGCGCCGCTTCGAACAGTGGAACTTTGCGCTCCAGCGGTTGGACGAGCGCCGCCGGCGCCCGATCGCATGCGCCGCGGACGATCTTCTCACGCGCGACTATTCGGAGATACTCTTAACGCGCGCCTGA